One Artemia franciscana chromosome 7, ASM3288406v1, whole genome shotgun sequence DNA segment encodes these proteins:
- the LOC136029707 gene encoding ras GTPase-activating-like protein IQGAP3: protein MVALSSPNQTENGSVKSYYCILFLLLIGFCFCSLPLDKLKERIYRNLKKLEVVGKVSKENGFAAILESLGRDILGYGKQRRSRLIELERLRIAKERLDVKTKSIKDQASYYNQYLQTCLSGLAPPVKKKRGVFQMTLKSHRSIKYTATKLIEKGVLIEIKGLEPLHVKSVIFEIKPLEKEPGKFKISAIYLGVNVEEIELDIQELLQQQYEGATIINLFGKAAININLLLHLLYAKFYPKK, encoded by the exons ATGGTTGCACTCTCATCACCTAACCAAACTGAGAACGGTTCGGTCAAA TCGTATTACTGTATTCTCTTTCTTCTCTtaattggtttttgtttttgtagctTGCCGCTTGACAAGCTCAAAGAGCGTATATACCGAAATTTGAAAAAGCTTGAAGTGGTGGGAAAGGTTTCCAAAGAAAATGGCTTTGCAGCTATTCTAGAATCGCTTGGGAGAGATATACTGGGATATGGAAAGCAAAGAAGATCCCGTCTCATTGAACTTGAGAGATTGAGAATTGCCAAAGAAAGATTAGATGTTAAAACGAAGAGCATAAAGGACCAAGCCTCTTATTATAATCAGTATCTGCAG acatgTTTGAGCGGTTTAGCGCCaccagttaagaaaaagagaggGGTTTTTCAGATGACACTGAAGAGCCACCGTTCTATTAAATACACAGcaacaaaactcatagaaaaGGGTGtacttattgaaattaaagGCTTGGAGCCTCTGCACGTCAAGTCAGTTATTTTCGAAATCAAACCTTTGGAAAAAGAACCAGGGAAGTTCAAAATCTCTGCCATTTATCTTGGAGTGAATGTTGAAGAAATTGAGTTGGATATTCAG gaaTTGTTGCAGCAACAGTATGAAGGTGCCACAATAATCAACCTTTTTGGGAAAGCTGCCATTAACATTAATCTTCTTCTTCACCTTCTTTATGCCAAGTTCTATCCCAAGAAGTAG